attcaaGTGAAGCTCAGACACTGGTGTGTCCATGGATGAAAAGCATCCCAATGACCTTAATCTTTCAGGCTCTCGTGACTGCAATGTGTTGGGTGAGTGTAAGCCGACGCTCACATCAGGATATTCCATCTATAGGACAGTTGACTTGAGTCAACTCAAGTCAACATCCCCTTGCAGTgccctgttgggtgccacgctgccctccagaagggcacagctctccctttaCATCTCTGTGGTTTTTAGGAGCCCCACGGAATAGAcatgacagtggcaaggccatgtcagtcctgctggagggctgaatgtaggcagctgcaatgagccctgtgtgtcgctggctgggaggggagagctgagatcctcctcaggtcctgcgagatggggtggggggttgggaacaATACTGATGGATAGACGGGCTGTCCCCACTCTGTACTGAGGGACAGCCCTTTGGCTCTTAGGACCCACAAGGTTTTACATAGTGtgcagcagaaatgccaagggTTTCTGTCTTAAAGACACTCCTCAGGTGTGGTGGGGAAAttagaacagaacaaacagagaaataaagtgccctcagctctgttctgcagtcGGGTGAATTGGGAATGACaaggctgaaaagccctttgatgccatgaaTGGATTTAATCTGAGATCGCCCCAGTTCctatttaactattgctgtaggacAGGACTGGATCCTGCAGAGCTAACACCTCCCTGATGGATCATCAGCCAGCTCCAACCAGTGTGTGCAAAAAGGATGCGACAAATACATTCCCAAAAGGGGAGAGGCAGTTGGCTGGGTCTCAAAGAGTGATTGAAGAGGCTTTTTTGAGAGAAGTCTGCCCTCACTTCTCActgtctttccttccatggacaggtctctaAGCCTAGGGGAAgataatgtccaacagcagctccatcacccagttcctcctcctggcattcgcagacacacgggagctgcagctcttgcacttcgggctcttcctgggcatctacctggctgccctcctgggaaacgcactcatcatcaccaccatcgcctgtgaccaccgcctccacacccccatgtacttcttcctcctcaacctctccgttcttgacctgggctccatctccaccactgtccccaaagccatggccaattccctgtttgacaccagggccatctcctactggggatgtgctgcacagctcttcttctttctcttctttatcacagcagagtactgtcttctcaccgtcatgtcctacgatcgctacgttgccatctgccaacccctgcactacgggaccctcctgggcagcagagcttgtgtccacatggcagcagctgcctggggcagtgggtttctcaatgctctcctgcacacggccaatacattttccctacccctctgccagggcaatgtcctggaccagttcttctgtgaaatcccccagatcctcaagctctcctgctcacagtcctacctcagggaagttgggcttcttgtggtcagtgcctgtttagcatttggttgtttcgTTTCcgttgtggtgtcctatgtgcagatcttcagggccgtgctgaggatcccctctgagcagggacggcacaaagccttttccacgtgcctccctcacctggccgtggtctccctctttgtcagcactgcagtgttttcccacctgaagcccccctccatctcctccacattTCTAGACCTactggtggctgttctgtactcagtgttttctccggcagtgaaccccctcatctacagcatgaggaaccaggagctgaaggaggtCATTAGGAATCTGATTTCATGGATATTTTTCAAGAGGGAGACATTTACCACCTCTTTCCACAAATgactcccacactatctgattccatctgggtttttgtgtgttttgtttgttggttggtgttgaatttttaaacattatctttATTGTCATTCATGGTTTTTATGTTTCTACACAAAGGTTTCATTTGTGTCACTGCACCTGAGACCATGTACCTGCTTGATGTCACCTGGTTcccttataaaatttaatttaatagtgGCTCCGAGCTGGCATCTTTcatagcatctctgtaataaaatggGATCCCTTTCAGTGCAGTGCTTTCATACCAGGCTCCTTCTCCAAACAGGCCTGAGAACTGCACCCCtgaacttcctcttcctccatcagttcaggaatgaaaagcttagTGTCTGTGACATTTTAGAGATGTAGAACTGGATTTTGGAGTCACCAGTCGGTGTTTGCTGAcaggtaagatggtgagtggaactGAGGGATGTGCCCAGGCTTTTCACACAGGTTGTATTAAGGACATCCATCCTCTGGGAGGGGACTCTGGAGCGGTCTGGAGAGCATCTTGGTTCTCCTGGGTCAGCATGTTCCTGGTGTTGTGTTGAGATGGAAACAGTTGGCAGAGATGGGTTTTGGGGCCATGAGTAGTGGAAAAGGGCCTACCTCCTCCAGACACTCTccacttcctccccacctctctacagcaggaattcccacagagggacacacacacgtgtccaGGTGTGGCCACcacacagctcactggaggggtaTGAAAATTTAAGATGCTGGGGGATGACCATGCTCCTCCTAATAAATCCCCCTTTGCAACTGGCCTTgctcatggtgagcatgaaccactggctcatATGGTGTCCCTCATAATGCCTAGGtcttcttctcagggtcactgctcatcCTTTCAGGTCCTTTCAGGTCCTGATATACGAGGTTTATCTTCCCTCTGATGCAGGACTGGTGACTCCTCCTTGTAAAACTTCGGagtttgctgctggctgaatCCCAGAGTTTCCCAAAGTCCCTGtggactgaagctccatttgGTCCGTTCTTAATGTTTGCGTGCAGACAGCTCACAGTGGTTGTGGTGATCCATCAGCACAAGATAACAGCAAGAgcagttgcagggcactacaggaaataaaggacattactagttttgtactgaccaacATAGAAATCAGCACAACAACTGTGTCAGAAATATCTTTATGCCCTGTAGAGAGAGCACAAAGCAAGTAAAGGAGAACAACCAAAACAACATGGTGcccagcgactatttaactaatacaataaatgtatataacaaattcattttagcacgctctggtcagatctgtcgttatctcaacccttcgtgtGCAACATCGATTGCcgaaaaggactgtcgtggtttagcctcagccacTCTCTCGGGCCGCCCAGCACCCCcctggccatgaggggagaatcggaagaaaaaggcaaaacttgtacgatgagacaaaggcagcttgtaataagtaactaagggtaatttgctgatcaaacaggttaagcaagaggaacgaacccattgtagcagtcttgagaacttcctatttaaccagaagatacacgtccacaatgttatctggcaacaccaaacatgggaacaccctgtttgacaagaaaggcttaaccacaatgtcatcagaatgtgttaccttgagcgaatgttaaaccgttaatgtcgtgctaacgtgtgccattgtaccaatcaaccctgaaaagaatagattgtataagctgattctgtgacgatatcttatcgaaattgccccaagcaagaagcccctcggaagaagccgaagaggggcgtaccgaagatgttgcaatcgacctctgtgaagataaaaggagtcgtttagcttgcctgaatttgcgagtctttggtggagctgcgactccccggccgcccagcgctgcttttgctttcctaccttaataaatatttaataaatctatttcggactcgatttgtcttaaaattcaactataacaaatttggtgccgtgactcggatccagacagccaactcagaattcaactctgggagggtgcccccatcttcggatggtcctgga
The genomic region above belongs to Numenius arquata unplaced genomic scaffold, bNumArq3.hap1.1 HAP1_SCAFFOLD_98, whole genome shotgun sequence and contains:
- the LOC141478980 gene encoding olfactory receptor 14J1-like encodes the protein MSNSSSITQFLLLAFADTRELQLLHFGLFLGIYLAALLGNALIITTIACDHRLHTPMYFFLLNLSVLDLGSISTTVPKAMANSLFDTRAISYWGCAAQLFFFLFFITAEYCLLTVMSYDRYVAICQPLHYGTLLGSRACVHMAAAAWGSGFLNALLHTANTFSLPLCQGNVLDQFFCEIPQILKLSCSQSYLREVGLLVVSACLAFGCFVSVVVSYVQIFRAVLRIPSEQGRHKAFSTCLPHLAVVSLFVSTAVFSHLKPPSISSTFLDLLVAVLYSVFSPAVNPLIYSMRNQELKEVIRNLISWIFFKRETFTTSFHK